A stretch of DNA from Anopheles ziemanni chromosome 3, idAnoZiCoDA_A2_x.2, whole genome shotgun sequence:
GAATGGATAGATGCTCCGACTCGTCCTCTCGTCCTTAAAACTCCATCATCGTCCAGGAAAGGCCACTTCTTGTAGATGGGACTGGATTTAGGGACAACATTGTATCTTCCCTCGGGATTGCCCTTCGTTGTACTCAGCTCAGCTATCTCGTCGGGGAACGCATCCTTCTGGGCATTCTTCCATAATGCCAATTCTGCTTTCCTAAGCTCAGCTTGTTGGAGCACACCGAGCTCTAGTGGTTTGTTATCACCCTTGCGTCCCAGGTTGTCCATGTAGCGGATGATGTACGCTGTGACTCTAAGTAGTTTTCCCAAACAGCTGAACCGCGAGAAGTCCatcggttgtgtttttgttggtcGGGCATGAAGGTGTATCGCTCTTACTTCCTCGTTGGTGTCGGAAACTGACCGTTTTTCTGGCCAACTATCCTCTGGTTCGTGCAGGAATTGTGGTCCAACGAACCAGGGGTTCTCCATACTCAGATCGGGGCCGTTGTTCCACTTCGTCGCCAGATCCGCCACGTTTTGCTTTGAAGGCACCCACCTCCATTCTTGAGGGTTCGTTGTGGTtaatatttctccaactcgTACCGAAACGAACCGCTGATAACGTCGGGGATTTGCCGATTTTATCCAGGCTAGGCAGACACCGGCGTCACTCCACAGGCACTGTCGGTGTATCGTGAGGGTATGTTGCTCCTTTATCCTCGCAAGTAACCGACATCCTAGGACTGCGGCTTTCAGTTCGAGTTTAGGTATCGAGACTGTCTTGAATGGGGCTACCTTTGTCTTCAGTGCCGGTGCTTTCTCGAATTTAGCGTCTAGCGACTCCATTCTTCTTACTGCCATGGGGTAGCTGTCGGGAAATCTGGGGTAATCCATGTTCCACAGAAGACCCGTTTCAAAGCGGTTTCCTGTCTCATCACGTCTAGTTGTTTCTACCAGTAACCGACGTGCACGTTTCTCATCTTCCGAGTCCAGGAGTCCGGAATAGGTGCTGGTGCTTTGTTGTTCCGTTGCGAAGTGCTCGTTTAGCTGCTCTTTCATTACCTGATCACAGTCCGTACAAGGTCTGGTGTGAAAGTTCACCCTCGCTGATTGGGGTGTGTTTGTAACCCATCCTCCGTAAATTGACCAACCTAGCCGACATTTAGCAGCAATCGGCTCCGTAGGTCGTCCTTCACGCAGCTCCAGCGGCACTCCAAGTCGAAGATTATCCAGACCGATGAGAAGCTGTGGCTGCGCTTGTTCGTAGTCTTGTATTGGTAGACCGCTTAGGTGAGGGAATTGTTCCTGCAGAGTTTTATACTCAAGTGTTTGCGGTGTGAGCATGAGTTGGCTGACGGTTCtaacgttttccattttgtacTGTTTGTTTCTGTCTTGTCCAGAAATTTGCAATCCTACTATCTCGGAATTAGATTCTGTCCTCGTTACATGTCCTGTCCATTGCAACTTAAGTGGTGCTTTTTGTCCGTGCACATTCAACTCTCTCGCTATGGATTCGTCGATCAAGGAGTAAGATGATCCTTCATCAAAGAAAGCGTAAATGGTTTTAGAGAGGTTTCCATGGTACAGTGTAACTGGAAGTATTCGGAACATAGGATTTGCAGTGTTTACGTCGTCGATATGCGTTGCACAGGCACTTACGGCTTCTCTCACCGATACCTCGGGATGGAGGAGCGTATGGTGCTTTATTCGACACCCGTCTACCGCGCAGCCTCGCCAGGATTTGCAGGGCCAGTTGCCATGGTCATTCAGGCACGTCCTGCAAAGGTGCTTCGACTCAACAAAGCTTAACCGTTCGGCCACCGTTGCCGCTTTGAACTGATCACATTCATAGATTCGATGTCCTTCTCTTTGGCACACCGTGCAAGATTTTCGTACTGGTGTTCGTATctgtggttgtggtggtggcttGATCGGCTGGGCATTAGGCGGAGCTTCGTGTACGTTTAAGGCGaccgtatttttccttctcttttctCCTATTCTACTAATTTCCTTAAGGTCGTTAGTCACTAGGCAAGCACGTTCGGCCATGCGCGAGGCAAATAGACTAAACCCTTCAAGCCCTTCCActgatttttcttcttggaaTGCGGAACAACTCAGCTTCATCTCTCCCGGTAGTTTATCTTCCAACTCCTCGAGTAGGGatggattttttaaatgctcAACTAATCCTGCGGCTCTCATGTGGTTTGTTAGGGCTTTCACGGTTAGCCCAAACTCGATCATAGTTCGCATTTTGTCCGGCTTTGGTGGAGGTAAATCTCGGATTTTATTCATTAGGGAGCGGATCAGCAAACTTGGTTTCCCATACACCATTTTTAGGGTTTTTATCACATCTTGCACGTTTTCTTTCAGCGTTAGTTGCTCTTTAACTAGCTCTAGCGCATTCCCTTTTAGGCACCTTTTCAGTCTGATGAGGTTTTCCGCGCTACTGAATCCGCTGAGCTGGAGCGGGAGAGGGCATCCTCGTGCGAATTTGGCCTTTGTCCACTCATCCCTTTGTTCGTACTAAGCCAGCATACTACCTTTTCACTGTAGCTGTCCTCGGTGCCTAAACGGCTTGGTAGAGAGAGTTGGCGCATCAGTTCTCGCTTCTTCTCCAGCGACTCTCGGCGAGCGTTTTGTTCTCGAGCGATGAGTTCCGCCTCTGCCTTCATCTCTATCTCTCGACGAAGGTTCTCCTCTTCGGcgagctttcttttttcctccaactGTCGGGCCGACTCTTCGTTCTTGCGACGCAGCATCTCTCTCTGCTCCTGTATCTCCCGTTCTTTAAagcttctttcttcttctatcAGCTTTAACTGCTCTCTAACATCCGTTGAGAGGCAGGTAGAGGTGATACTTTTAACCGTACCCCGTTCGTTCTTCCTAGTCGATGCCGTTGACCCCTTCCTCGACCGCGTGGAAGGTTTTAAGCCGGCGGATCCTCGATCTTCACGGAACTTGGCGGCCGTGGATTCCTGCTTGTCCTTGCACTTGGAGCACACGTATTTTGTATCGGGGTCTTTGTTCCCGTCGAACAGTCCCGCACATTCGGCATGCTCCCACTTATTGCACAAACAGCAATGCTCCATCATGGCCCCGTCCTGTGGTCGGTCACacagctggcacgttggcttCACTTCCATCtcctttctttcttcaccGAGAAGGATTTCAGAAGTTGTTGGGATGATTCTCTTTAACCAAAAGGGCGGTTCTGAAACTATTAATTTTACATgttacatacattttatgtCATTTACATGTACATTACTCTTCCTTGCTACTTACTCCTCTCCCCCTCTGTCCTTCTAATTTCGGTGGTTCTTTGCTTTACTCACTTTACTCACTTTCTTATCGCACTTATCACTGGTACTTCTATTTCGCTACTACCCGATTGAGACCCTGCCTTTCCCTTTTATACGGTGCAGGATCCCAATCGGGTAGGAACACTCACTCCTGGGGTGTCGAACGATCGTCGCAacactatttatttttcttcatatttgaTAGCCCAGCAGCAGGTGCTGGTTTTCCCGCTCTCCAAATCAGAACGCGCTGCGGAAGTTCAGCACCCTCCCCAACCGGTGGACAAATGGTTGCAGCATAACAGTTTTATCGGTTTCCTATCGCGATAAAATCCGGCAAACCGGCACGGCCAAAGGACAAGGGACAAAGTTGTTTGGGTTTCGCATTAGTGGTCTTGCCGCCCACTAACAACACGCTTCCTTGCGACCGGCGCACGCTAGGTGACGGTAAAGCATGCAATAAATCTACCGGGGAAACCTCGCACCCTAGAGCCAGGCTTTTCTTCCCGTCTTTGCTTTCGATCGGCGGGATACATATTGATGCATGCCCTTTTTCCCCAGTGAGCCACGCTGTTTCGCGTGAGTAAGCAAATGCACGGCGCCATAAAACCGCCAGAGCTAAGCAGTTGCATCAGAAACGGGCACGGGGGTTTTAGCTTATCGCCAAGGCAAACATCGTGTCGAGCACATAAGAGGAACGTGCTGGTGTTTGCTGGAGTAGCTGGTAACGAGGGTTTATGGAAATGTAACGTAGATGGTTCCAAAAAGCGAAACTAGATACAATATTTAAGCAGCTGATAATGATGGCTGCAACACATGTGTGAACCCTGATTTCATGTAATATTAGACGTCTAGACGTATTGATGGAAAACTGTTTTATAATGAAAAACTGTTTTATAATGAAAAACTAGTATAAGAAACCTTAAATCCTTCAGTTGAGCTTATATATTTACCTTAAGTTTATCTGTTGTAGTAAACATGATGACGGCTTGAAACGAGTAATCCATTCATAAGTTTTGCTCTTCTTTTGTTATCATATCATATTTTCAACGTAGCACTTTCCACTTACATGTTCACTGTTGGCGAATTTTCACACTATTTTTACACAAAAGGGCTAGATAGATTGGTATCTTATTTAAAATAGCTTCTAAATACACATTCTGTCACTACAAGCTCTGCACAACTTTTTCTTGGCCAGAGTTCACGACAGATATTGTTATTTAggttgatttttcaatttgcatcAACCTTCAATTGGTGAACTTTCTTTTCCGTATCAGAAAACGATTTAAATGTAACTGAAAATCAGTTTAATTTTAGTACACTTCATCTTAAATTTTCTCATAACATTCTCTTCATTCAACATAACATAAATCGGCCTAAAAGTACTACCACGATTCATCACGCCAACACAATACAGTAGTTTTTCCAATCGGAATGTAATCTAGGCTAACTGACTGCAAAACACTCTTACACAAATAAGTATGGTATCTTTCATGCTAGCATAGCATCGCCGTTTTGACGTTTTTccagacgataaacattcaatAAATGCACTAGATTATTGATTTATCGTTCTACCTATGGTGAAGAGAGTTCGGAGAACATTTAGTTTAGAAATTATGGGGTACGCATTTCACTTTATCAGGTACGAAACAAGGGTTTTGTGTGGAAATAACTCAACCGcttatttttatagatatctTGCTTAAAGGAAATCGAACCGATGCAACGGGAATCACTACGAGCAACGTCAAAATACATGACAACTCTCAACGTAAACTCTGGCAACAATAAGAGAACAAACAGCACAATTGCTTCTGTGTTTTAAAGCACTTGAATGTAGGTAACATCTGCCCTTCCGAGGTGATGATTAgcgttttattactttttacaATTACAATTTCACATCACCACGCGAATAACCAGCCGATTGCATATTTTCCCATGCATGAGGCAACACTGCAGTTACATCCACTCATACGAACTGGGAAAAGcacgtacaaacacacacacacttagaTGGGCACCGGTTTGGACTCATgtagttagaaaaaaaactaacggaAGAAGCAAAAACGGGATGATGCCTTGCTACGCTCCACGGACGATAACTGGCTATCGGTGAAATGTCACATCCAATTTTCTGCTGCTGGCAAAACTTTTACACGGGTGTGCTCCGCTGACGGATGTTTCAGCATCACCAGTGCAGCGAAAACCGGAGAGCAACGAATGAGAAAACTGGCAAATGTGCACTCGCCGGAGAGAAGAGGAATCGATGGTTTCAGCACCAACTGAAACGAGAAAGTTCTCGCTTTTCCGTTGACTTTCTCTCACTTTTCGGTCACCCTCGATGGTGGAGTGTAAGAAATTCTGGGTCACATTTCAGCTTTCGCTTGCTCACTCACACAGTCGCAAGTGTTTTCCACTACTGAAAGTGTTCCGGGATGTTCCGTTTTCGAAATTACAAACCTCACCACAccattcatttttgtttctcgGCTCAGAATAGTTGAACATGTTTTCACTCGTTTTCTTTCTGCCTTCCCATTCGGTACATGTGTGTAGGTTTATGCAATAGAACGTCCGGGCACAAATCGATCCAGCGTAAGAACTTTCTTTGCGTAGCTTCGGGACAAGGAGAgacgtgttttccttttcgctttgGGACTGGTTTTGTTGTTCCTCAACACATGGAAAACCTTTCAAGGGTTTGTGTTACAAACGtaaaatacacacaaacacaactaGACACACTATGCATTACCACCCGGTAAGGTGTGTCTGACTTCTTTGCACGCAGTCACTTTACATCTGGTTGTTGTGCCACGAAGCTTTCACTTGCAGTTGCGAACAACCATTCTCGGACGATCAAAAGATGGTCCGTATTTTCCGGGATTTTCACACACTTGTTATGATTTGTTTCCATACGCACTGATATTCCAACCATTCATAACCGCGCACACCAATGCAAACTAGGGCCTGCATCTTTTAGCATACAGGACCTACTCGAGCCTACtaaaaacacaaccaaatGCACCTGGCCCTTCAATCCACCTCTCCACCTCCTCTTGGGCAGGGCCTATCACCACTCACCACCGCTAGCGTTCCGCGCGACGCCTCTCTGCCTCTTAGGGCCACACGGATGTTGGCGAGCCACCCCGGAACGACGGCACACTCACGGAACCAGACTCATGCAGGAAGCACGAACGCCCGAAGACTGACGGCTGCGTTTCGGTGGCAATGGCCGACGGCTGCCCGTGTCAGGTTGGCTCCAAGTTCTGGCGAGGCGAGCCGTTGAAAGTTGGTGGGGATCGTTCGCATGCGCCGGCGCATTCCGTCGACGAGGGTTCAAGTTGGGGAGGACTACCGCAAATGAAAGGGCAGCAAAAAAGGTTGAGTGCCTCACGTAAACCCTGGTTTACACTTGCTTTGAATGGATCGGTTCATTTTGATTGTCACTAAAGCCTGGATGTGCCTAAGACATCTTCCAAAAGTAACTCAATGTATTGGGGAAATGATTCAATTCTTTATGAGAGATGCTTTTCTTATCTTCGGTTTTTCTCATGCATCCAcagagactttaaagaaaacttttcGAATATATCAAAAACGAAAGCctgttcaatattttttacgaAACAGCTAGATTGTCTTACACATAAAGGTTTTATGCTAGCAAAGAATATGAGCAGGCTTATGGTGGCACTACGACCAATTCAACCAAATTGTCGATGGAGATTTTTGGTGACAAACTGGTTAAGATTGTAAGTTTTGCATTTAGGCAGAATGTTCCCAAGACTTTAAAGCCACATTGATCCAACAATTAACCTAATTAGGTTACATAATCCATAACGATGCCCTTCATATCGTTTTGTTATTACACATAAATAATAAGTCTGAATTTTGATGTTGTCCCGAATCGTTGGTTGCGAGAGGTttagttgtttgaacgtggaaACACGGtcgacaaacaaataaattgggTGGTTTTATCAACACGTGTCGTGCGTACGCACTCTCCGTGGGAACATCCAGCAACTCCGTgggaaattcaattcaacCGACAAAGCTACTGTCGGTGCCGATAAATTGTAGCTAGCACGGATTTGTGTTCAACCAGTATTGTTGAAGACAAAACCTTTTTGCCCAACTTTCGAGCAACGATTTTGCCTGAGCGCCATTTGCTTTATGTCCTACTTTATTGGCCAACCTAACAAACGTGAAGGTAAAAGTTGCCTCCGGGCGCGCCTTCATCGCGCTACAAATTTGTGGCGTAGACAATTCAAGAAGAATGAACCACCTTATGGCTTTGTTTATGGTCCACGGCTTGACTGCTTTCCTTATATTGGCGTTGCGTTACCGAAATGGCATTGCTGTAGATGGATTGGGTTCGAatggggaggaagaaaaatgctCCTAAGATGGTAGCACGTTTTCACATTATTTTGCAGAGTTGTCCCTTATCAGTTTGTagttgtttgcttcttttttgccAGTGGAACAAAGCACGTCCTGGGATTCGTTCacatttttggaaaatgtgaaaTCAGAGCGTACCGGCTGTTGGAAATAAAGGATTTAAAATAATCTGCCACAAGAAGCATTCCTGCGGGGTTGATGTTGAGCAACACCTGCTTGGAAACGGTTAGATTAGAGGTAGATGCTCGACAAAAACGCGCCTTTTTGCTTCAAGATGAATTCGTTTCTACTTATAAACATGTCATTGGTGGTTGTTTTCAAGATATATCGTTTAGAATGTGTTCCACTCCAGTTACATGCATTAAACTTATTGTACATCAGTAATGTAAATGGGTTTCGCTTCAAAATACCCAAAACGTCTTTTTAATTTCACTAGATGTAAAATGACTGATTTTATGCACGGTTAAACAAGCAAACGGGACGGCGTAATTAATTGCTATCAATCAGTCATTTTAATTTCCTGGATCCGCTCAAATCCGCTTTAAAAAAAGGGACCTTTCAAGACTCGAATTGAAAACTGTAATTTTACAAACGAAGCGAAATTAAAGGTTCTAAGCACGTTTTGAAGAAGGGGCTAGAAAGATAGGGAAGGTTCTTCTCTGCTTCTCTTCTTCCATCGTATTAAAATTGAAGTAACCGGTTTTATCAAAGACCctatggaaaaaagaaaggatacGGATCTACTCAAGTCCCGCAATTTGTGCCAAGCATTTGAGCCAAGcacaaaaaaatgaattgaaaatattgctaaatcattttaaatagttttggaATGTTGGCATAAAAACTCATTAGAACGAAAAAACGCAAGCTGCCTTTATCAAACAGAAACGAAATATCAATAATATCCATTTTAAAATGGCATTGTACCATAGTGCCTCCATCCTACGTGCTTCATAATTGAATATTATGCCATTCACATTACATACTTTAATAACATGCCAACCGAAagcaaataatcaaattaGAATGTAAATTGAAAGTATCGTCTAGAACACCATGtacataaaattattaaatgcaATCCAATTGATagattgaattgaaaattaacCCATTTTTCATTGCAGTGCTATTAAAAATACTGTGATATTCGATGAGATCAATCGTAGTTGATGGGgtaattaattgaatttcataTGATGATTGTTTTTACAAGAGAACCAAAATGAACTATGCACAAGAGAAATATGTAAGTAGTTTGATGAGCATGGATTAACCAATTGGATTATTCAGTCTGTTTCGGAGGTTGTTCATTATGAATCCCTATCACCCACTGTTTTACCGAATTACATCATAAGCATCCCGTCAGcgatggaaattttggtatttatCGAATCAGGACAATGGATGTGTCACGGTTCTTGGTTTGATTCTAATAATCTTTTAGCTTTGGGTTGCCGGGGCTACATTTTCGTTTCACAATCAAGTACACCGGAGTGGTGCCCCCAATGCACTCGCGGGTGAACGGACGGAAGGACCGACAGGGCAATTTATAATTCCACCGCTTCCCACGAATCGCATTTCAGTATTCATTGAATGTTTATCGATCGGCCAGACTAAACATAAAACTGTTTGCTCACCAAACTGTGCGATCGTGCGACCGGGTGCCATGATGCGGTATTCCTGCCCGcgatgcacatgcacatggaatttttcgatcgtttaaatttgcataaatgGAAATGAACGATTTATGAGCGCCGCGAGATTCGTATGCAAATATGGGCAAAATAGCTCGCACGAGACTGTCCCTATTAGAGCTTCCTTATTGTGCCACGGTATGCCGTGGATGCAAACGGAAACTATTGAAAGCGATATGGCTGCAGTGGCTGCATCGATTTTCCTAGGCTTTTATGCAGACATGGTTCGCTTTTCGGCTGGCAGCGGCAAGTGTCCGCGtcgttttatctttttatcgatccgatgtctaatTGTTTGGCAGCGTTAACGCTCTTCAAGCtaattgttaattttttagaaaatgaaaacattcaacATAAGATCTTTTTGTAGCCTGCGTTGAGATAGGTAATGGATAATCCTCTTGTTTCTTGGCCAAGCGAACGTCTTTGGCACTGTCTGCTCTGTGGCGTAACGAACATTGCGCTCAGTTCAAGCGCCACCACGGAGCACTCAACCCACACCCCTAAACGGGCGACATAATTAGGCCCCATAATTATTTTAGAACAAGGTACTGCCTTGGCATAGTtagcaataaaattaatccGCTTCGCTTTTGGACATCAACCGAGTTAGACGTATTTTCCAGCGACAAAGCTCCATTAGGAGCTTACTAGACTTATTCACTTtacgtacgtggatagtcagtcctcttgtACAGAGGAGAGTCCTTGACTATTTTACTATACTAGTATATGCATTTTTTAAGGGACACTCTTGTTCTGGTTGCAATCTTTCATCACTTACAATTGCATAAGTCTCCGGCCTGCGTATATGACGAACGCTTTACACTTTCTTCAATTCCGATTGGTTTTGTTCCTCTCCGGTATCATGTAATTTATCAAGCTAAAACTTTCGccggcactttttttttaacttggcCCCAAGACACTTCGTTTCGATTCGGTAATGCGCATTCGATTGATGTAGAAGTTAAGAGGTTAAGCTTGCTTTGAACCCTCGTCAAACGAAGTCGCTGTGGGTCGGCCCGACTGTAGCACACCCGGACACCACTTCGTTCATCAATCACGATGGGCCGAGCGCGTGTTTTTACACATTAAAAAGaatcaaattgaaaaccaTCAATCATCGAATGCTTCGAGCGAAGGAGGTGACTAAGACGGCATGATGTAGGGCAATAGGATGAGTGAATTCACTTGTTGTTGGGCTTTTCTCAGCGATGCATACTTCGTCGAACGTGACAAACTTACATCAGCTAATGAAAATGCTCCAGTAGAGGACAACaatttttaaagcttttttgttggttcgaTGGACAAATAACACTTACTGATTGATGTTTATTGTatggaaaaatataattaaaataagtGAGTTTACgatgtgaagaaaataaacacaacgaGTAATTCTGATTGAATCGAGCCgcataatgaaacaaaatgtataaaaatcaTATAGGATGTGCTTtatgagaaaaatttaaactctTCCCTCCGTTGTACGTGTCCAGGGGGCAAATATCACAAATTCGAGATTCGAACATGCCTCGAATCGAATCCATATTGACCAAGTGGATGAACTAAAAGGGGAAAATGTATTGGGGCTACCTACccggaaaatatattttctcgTCACCGCCGCCAAACCGCAAGTGTGTGCCCGATAGCAGCTGTTGGATTATTTACACCACGTATTACTTGTTTCACACCTCGTGCGAATCGTGCTGCACTCGCTCTGGAATTGACTTT
This window harbors:
- the LOC131284562 gene encoding DDRGK domain-containing protein 1-like, whose product is MEHCCLCNKWEHAECAGLFDGNKDPDTKYVCSKCKDKQESTAAKFREDRGSAGLKPSTRSRKGSTASTRKNERGTVKSITSTCLSTDVREQLKLIEEERSFKEREIQEQREMLRRKNEESARQLEEKRKLAEEENLRREIEMKAEAELIAREQNARRESLEKKRELMRQLSLPSRLGTEDSYSEKVVCWLSTNKGMSGQRPNSHEDALSRSSSADSVARKTSSD